Proteins encoded by one window of Lathyrus oleraceus cultivar Zhongwan6 chromosome 1, CAAS_Psat_ZW6_1.0, whole genome shotgun sequence:
- the LOC127136208 gene encoding probable flavin-containing monooxygenase 1, translated as MASQDNPPVMVSKIGIIGAGVSGLAVAKQLSNYNPVVFEATDSIGGVWRHCSYRCTKLQSQTWNYEFSDFPWPKRESSDYPTYAEILEYLHTYAVHFDLFKYVKFNSKVVEIKFIGDKEGFDFGRLHRDSGNPLSGRPMWEFSVQSNESDTIQLYHFEFVVICTGKYGDIPLMPTFPRNKGPEVFNGKVLHSIDYCKLDKEATSDLVKGKKVVVVGYKKSAIDLALECAQANQGPEGQPCTIIIRSLHWTLPHYQMWGVPFFLFYATRSAQFLHQTPNQGLLKSLLCLLLSPMRRGISKFIESYLLWKQPMEKYGLKPDHPFEEDFASCQIAITPESFFHEADKGKIIFKRASKWWFSNDGVEFDDNTKTEADVVILATGYDGKKKLQAILPEPFSSLLEYPSGMMSLYRGTVHPLIPNMAFVGYVESVSNLYTSEIRSMWLSGLLANKFKLPTADKMLSQTIKDMETMKNSTRFYKRNCITTFGINHNDEICEDLGWNTWRKKSLIKEAFTPYTAFDYKKED; from the exons ATGGCTAGCCAAGACAACCCACCAGTTATGGTGTCTAAAATTGGAATCATAGGTGCTGGAGTGAGTGGTTTAGCCGTAGCGAAACAACTATCGAACTACAACCCTGTTGTTTTTGAAGCCACTGACTCAATTGGTGGTGTTTGGAGACATTGTTCCTATAGGTGTACTAAGCTTCAATCACAAACATGGAACTATGAGTTCAGTGATTTCCCTTGGCCTAAGAGAGAGAGTTCTGATTACCCTACCTATGCTGAGATTTTGGAATACTTGCATACTTATGCAGTTCATTTTGATTTGTTTAAGTATGTTAAGTTCAATTCCAAAGTCGTGGAAATCAAATTTATTGGTGATAAAGAAGGTTTTGATTTCGGACGACTACATCGTGACAGTGGAAATCCACTTTCTGGTCGTCCTATGTGGGAGTTCTCTGTTCAGAGTAATGAATCAGACACGATTCAG CTGTACCACTTCGAGTTTGTAGTGATTTGCACTGGAAAATATGGTGACATACCATTGATGCCAACATTTCCACGGAACAAGGGACCTGAGGTGTTCAATGGAAAGGTTCTGCATAGCATTGATTATTGTAAACTTGACAAAGAAGCTACCAGTGACCTTGTTAAAGGAAAAAAGGTTGTTGTCGTTGGTTACAAAAAATCAGCTATTGATCTAGCTCTCGAGTGTGCACAGGCAAACCAAG GACCTGAAGGGCAACCATGCACAATAATAATAAGGAGTTTGCATTGGACACTTCCCCATTATCAGATGTGGGGAGTACCATTTTTCTTGTTCTATGCAACAAGATCTGCACAGTTCCTTCATCAAACACCAAATCAGGGTTTACTCAAATCCCTTTTATGCCTCCTATTATCTCCAATG AGGCGTGGGATTTCAAAATTCATAGAGTCCTACTTACTTTGGAAACAGCCAATGGAGAAGTATGGACTGAAACCAGATCACCCTTTTGAGGAAGATTTTGCATCTTGTCAAATAGCTATAACACCAGAAAGTTTTTTCCATGAAGCTGacaaaggaaaaatcatcttcAAAAGAGCATCAAAGTGGTGGTTTTCAAATGATGGGGTTGAATTTGATGACAACACTAAAACAGAGGCTGATGTAGTTATTTTGGCAACTGGTTATGATGGGAAAAAGAAACTTCAAGCCATTTTGCCAGAACCTTTCAGTAGCTTATTGGAATACCCTTCTGGTATGATGTCATTGTACAG GGGAACAGTTCATCCATTGATTCCAAACATGGCCTTTGTGGGTTATGTTGAGAGTGTTTCGAATCTATACACCTCCGAGATACGTTCCATGTGGCTATCTGGACTACTAGCTAACAAATTTAAGCTCCCAACTGCTGATAAGATGCTTTCACAGACAATTAAGGACATGGAGACAATGAAAAATTCTACAAGGTTTTATAAAAGAAACTGCATCACAACATTTGGTATCAACCACAATGATGAAATTTGCGAAGATTTGGGTTGGAATACTTGGAGGAAGAAGAGTTTGATTAAAGAGGCATTCACTCCTTACACTGCTTTTGACTATAAGAAGGAAGATTGA